TAATTTGGTCATGGGGTGGGGGCGGGTTTACGGAATTCATTTGTAGGTATCGTAGATTTGGGTATAACCCGCCCCTACTCGATCAGCGATCGCCTTCTTCTCCTGCCCACCCTATCCGCTTGTAATCCTTCATCAACCCTATAATTTAAAGTGTAGGAGTAATAATATGACTCATCATCAGAGATATGGCCGCTGAACATCTTGATTCATTAGTAAGTGTTGGCAAACAATCTGCATATAGTGAGTTAATCGATGTATGGGATGAATGCCAAATTCCAGGTTGGGATGGTTATGATGCTTGTCCTGTCCAGAAAGAGACTTTTGAACATGCTTGGGCTGTTGTTGCCGCTTTACCGATTACTTATCCAGTGCCATCATGCAATGCAGAACCAGATGGCCATATCACGTTGGAATGGTATCGCCATCCTCGTTGGATACTTTCTGTGAGTGTAAGTCCAGAAGGATGGCTTTACTATGCGGGTTTATTTGGAGAGAGTATCACTCAAGGTTCTGAATATTTTTTGGGTGATGTCCCAAAAACTATTCTCGATTTGATTGAGAAAGTAAATACCAAGGCAATATAGATTACACAATGCTCGATCCTGCAAATGTTCCACCGGTTGAAGAGACAGAGATATTGAGTCGCTATGTTCTACAAAGTAGACATTTCCGCAAAGACAAAACCCCTAGACCAGATTTGTTCATACCTCATCCCCATAAAGATTTATCCGTTACTCGCCACAGAGATGCTACAGAAGATGAACTTTGGCAGGTCGGTAAAGATGTTGCCCAACAAACCAATAAAACACTTTATGGTCGGTTTGAGATTGAAGCAAAAGATTGTGAAATTGAATCTTTGAAAGTAGAAGCAAAGCCTTTGGAGGGCAATCCCAATCATGCAGATATTACCGGTTGGCCATCTGATAAACCGGCTCAGAAAGCTTTGGCTCTACAAATTGCAGCATCCAAAACGATGAGCCAATTTATTCCCAATCCTGGGGGAACTGACTAGATTAATACATAATATCAGGTCAGATCGTCGGGATTGATTCCCAGTTGTTGCAGGTGTTCTCTTAATTGTTGAATCTTCTGATTTTGTTCCTCAACAAGGGTTTCGGCTAGGTTTGCTCTCTCCCGTTCGCGATCGCGCTCCGACTCAGCCTGATTTGCCCTCTCTTGCTCTAGCAGAGCCAGTTCTTCTGGTAACAAGATCAAATTGTCCTCTGGATCGTAAAAACGCAACCAAGGGGCATTTTCTTTCATCAACTCCCCTTGCCAAGTGCCCACCCATAATCCCAAACTTGCACACCATAACCACCCGTACTGATTAGGGCTAATTTCCTCATATGTGCGGTTAACACCTAAACGCCATCCCTGTAATGAGTTAGAGTCAAAGGGATTGTAGACAAAATAATCGCTGGTTTTAAAGGTTTGTTCGTATAACCTTTTCTTTTCATTGAGATCCTGTTGGGCAGTTGAGGGTGACATCAATTCGACAATGACATCAGGATAGCGTCCTTTCTCTTCCCACACGATCCAACTGCGGCGCTCTAGGGTTCCATCTACATTTAAGACGACAAAAAAATCCGGCCCGCGAAAGTCTTTGTTTTTGACTTGTGCGCTACTGTAGTAGACAAACATATTGCCACTACTATAGTAATCGTTGCGTCCTTGATAAGCCTGGTGCAAGGAGGAAATCAAGACATTCATGCCGATGCGATGACGATTGCTTTCCAAGGGTTCTCCGTCGTCATAAGGTAAATCAGTGGGTGGAAGAGGAATGACTTCTTCTTCAAGGGTTTCGGTTTGAGGTTGTTGTTCATCTATCAATTGAACCGACATTGTTTTTTTCCTCAATACTGAATTTATCGTAGTATAGCACTATGCTTGGCGATCGCCCTTTTCCCAGCCTCGAATTTCCGATAGGGTATACAGAGGACGGCCTTTGACTTGTTCGTAGATGCGACCGATATATTCGCCCAGAATGCCGATGCTGACAAGTTGTATGGCTCCCAGGAAGAAGATGGCAATCAGGATAGTGGCGAACCCGGTGAGGGGAGCAGTGGGAGCGACGATGCGCCAATAGAGGACTAATACTGCCATCAAAAGGGCGATCGCTGCAGCCGCTAAACCAACGTAAGTGGATAAACGCAGGGGGACTTTGGAAAAAGATACGATGCCGTTAATGGCCAGAGATAATGATTTGGTAAAGGTGTATTTGACTTCACCAGAAAATCGGGGGCTGCGCTCGTATAAAATAGCTGTTTGCTGGAAGCCAATCCAAGCTCGCAGACCTCGAATGTAGCGATCGCGCTCTGGCATCTGATTTAAAATATCCACCACACACCGATCCATTAAACAAAAGTCACCTGTATCCGTAGGAATCTCCACATCTGATAGATATTTCAGTATCCGATAAAACAAGTAGGCCGTCCATCGCTTCCGCCTCTTTTCTTGATGTCGGCGCGTTCTTTGGGCATAGACCACTTGATAGCCCTGTTGCCATTTTTCCAGCATTTCTGGAATTAATTCCGGAGGATCTTGTAAATCTGCATCTAAGATGACCACTGCTTTACCGCGCGCATAATTTAAACCCGCAGTTACGGCAATTTGGTGACCAAAATTACGGGCAAAACTGAGATAACAAACCCGGTTGTCCCTCTGATACAATTCCCGCAATAAACGTAAGGAAGCATCCGTACTGCCATCATTAACTAGAATTAATTCCGTCTGTCCCTCTAATTGGTTCATCACCGACTTGAGACGATTATACAGCTCAGGAATCGTATTTTCTTCATTATAAATGGGAACAATGAAGGAATAAATAGGCTTGACAAACGGTTCCATTTTTGTTTAGGATTTCTCCTTATTTATTCAGATGCAAGATCGGGTGTAGATTAGGGGCATGATTAAACCTAATTTTATTAAACCATGGTTGGGGCACATCATTTGTTTGATGCTTCTCGTCATTACGGTTTGCAGTGGTACAATGCTTTATGTCTCCAGCGAACAGTATTTTCACTTTTGGGATTTTGCCGCTTATCAAATGTGGGCGCAACAAAGTTTTACTGCTTTTAGTCAATCTTGGTCAATCGGTTGGCAGGAACTGCAAGCGTCTTTTTACCATAATTATAACAAGCTGTATACATTACCCTTACTTCCAGGGTTTTGGCTATTTGGAGACTCTCGGTTAGGCTATATCCTCAGTTTGGCGATCGCCTATTTAATTCCCTTTACGTTAGTCATGGGCGCGATCGCCACCCAGCTTATCCGTATTTATCCGAGTATTGTCTTCTGGTCAACCGTATTTTTCACCCTCTGTATTCCCGCCAGTTGGTTACCTACATTACAGGGGTATCCAGACACTGGAGCCGCCCTATTCATCGCTCTAGCACTTTGGATTTACTTAAAAAATATACGCTTAAAACACTGGTGGCAAATCCCCTTAATTGGGATTTTATTAACCTTAGCCTTTTTATGGCGTAGGCATTTTGCCTATTCAGGAATTGCCCTCATTTTAACCTTAATCATTCAAGGCATCGTCACCTATTTTCAAGACAAGAATCAAGCATCACCTAAAGTTATCAAGAACCTGATTCAATATCAAATTAAAGTCGCGTTAATTGGCTTAACCAGCTTTCTCACCTTAGCCGCGATCGCTCGACCCTATTTAGCCATGGCAACCCAAAGGAATTATAACACTCTTTATGAATCCTATGTTATGCCCTATGGGAAACTCTTTCATCAATATGCTGATTTTTATGGACTTGGTTTACTGATCTTTAGTGCAATAGGTTTTATTCTCGCTTGGAGGAGCAAGAATCAGATCGGCATATTCTCGCACCCGTCTTATATGATTCTATTGATTTTTTATCTGATCTGTGCAATGGAATGGATCGGAATTCTGCGCTATATGGGTGTTCAATACACCCTGCATTTTACTCCCTTGATGATTTTGGGTTTAATCACCCTAATTTGGGCAATGATTAGCTTGATTAAACTGCCTATCAGAAATCTTTTAATTGGCACAGTTCTTGGCTATTTAGCCCTCAACCTAACCCTATCTTTCACTTCCTTAGGACAACCCTTAAGCCTAACTCCAGCAAAAACACTCGTTTCTTTACATGCACCACCTCCCTACCGATCTGATTATCCTGAGTTAGTGCGACTGATGCAAGCATTACATCGCCTTGCCCCCAATCAAGAACCTTTATATTTGGTCGGATCTTCTCCTATTTTTAATAACTCCTTAATGGTTTCAGCAGAACAAGAATTATATGGTCAAGATAGTTCTCAACTCTATATCCTACAAACTCCAACACTAGACTCTCAAGATTGGTATCCTCTAGAACAGTTTTTACAGGCAAAGTATGTAATTATTGCCCAACCTTTTCAACATAATATTGCCATTGAAGAAACAGGGGTAGAGAAAGTCATTTATGATCTTTTTAATGAGAATTGGCCAATCGCAGCAGACTTTAAGCAATTACCTCTAGAATTTGAACTGGAAAATAACATCAAGCTGGTCATTTATCAGCGACTGCAAGATACTTCGGCAGAAAGTGCATGGAAAACTTTTATACGGATGAAAGAGGTCATCGGCGATCGCCCGGGAAGTCAAGAAAATTGGATTATCCTGAACCCTAACTTTAAAGTATCCATTTTACCGGGACATACAACCTATACCCTCTCTACCTATTTTAACGATCAAAATTACGATCAATCCCTAGATATTCTCTGGATTGACAATCTGCCCAATCCCTTGACCTTAACAGGATTACCTCGCTTTTCAACTGACCTTTGTCCGGAATTCAGCTTGCAATTTTCTTGGATTAGTCCCCAAGGAGAATCAAAAACCTCTGCCGGAACCACCTTTAGTTTTTATGATGCCCCTGTCTTTGAACTTCCTTTAGAGCGTCTTCCGGAAGGCTATCTCAATCTCAGTTTAAGGGTAACCGAGCCTCAATCATTCACGACCCCTTGTTATCTAGGAATTAATCAACTAAACTTAAAACAGAATCCCTAAAAAAAAATCCCTTTGCCAATTTTTAAGCCCAATCCAAGCACAGTTACGGCAAAATAGCAAAGGTATTGTAA
This window of the Roseofilum reptotaenium CS-1145 genome carries:
- a CDS encoding Uma2 family endonuclease, which encodes MSVQLIDEQQPQTETLEEEVIPLPPTDLPYDDGEPLESNRHRIGMNVLISSLHQAYQGRNDYYSSGNMFVYYSSAQVKNKDFRGPDFFVVLNVDGTLERRSWIVWEEKGRYPDVIVELMSPSTAQQDLNEKKRLYEQTFKTSDYFVYNPFDSNSLQGWRLGVNRTYEEISPNQYGWLWCASLGLWVGTWQGELMKENAPWLRFYDPEDNLILLPEELALLEQERANQAESERDRERERANLAETLVEEQNQKIQQLREHLQQLGINPDDLT
- a CDS encoding glycosyltransferase family 2 protein, whose translation is MEPFVKPIYSFIVPIYNEENTIPELYNRLKSVMNQLEGQTELILVNDGSTDASLRLLRELYQRDNRVCYLSFARNFGHQIAVTAGLNYARGKAVVILDADLQDPPELIPEMLEKWQQGYQVVYAQRTRRHQEKRRKRWTAYLFYRILKYLSDVEIPTDTGDFCLMDRCVVDILNQMPERDRYIRGLRAWIGFQQTAILYERSPRFSGEVKYTFTKSLSLAINGIVSFSKVPLRLSTYVGLAAAAIALLMAVLVLYWRIVAPTAPLTGFATILIAIFFLGAIQLVSIGILGEYIGRIYEQVKGRPLYTLSEIRGWEKGDRQA